One Phaseolus vulgaris cultivar G19833 chromosome 4, P. vulgaris v2.0, whole genome shotgun sequence DNA window includes the following coding sequences:
- the LOC137838456 gene encoding uncharacterized protein codes for MDKQRRWKLAQALKSKGEASSKGVGDSILPTSETAANSPTLPPQNPPTTTPPPALPSPNHPPSSPPPIAAIPLALAETTTEPAPLDKGKRVVVVPSEDEDESAEGQVFKRRRTTRVAPQAVTSTSSSNHDADSLREHPPSATSPPQPMALEGETETEPTSTPPPAPELPPPIQEMLRGYFHKLSPGSRAEGTKKEGMNFYLGAFMACANTWRDQAKAKAKEASAFEALEKRCAFLEEKKECLARHWGRQEQAYKDSLKIAQKDKEEASKRLHEAGQAHAELLVQVVPLRVQVVDLKDAVETSKAQQKKLEDHCIDREKKLAKTKAALEAKTEEITKLQAETPKAMEVKDQEWVAAVATKDEELASQAKNF; via the coding sequence ATGGATAAGCAAAGAAGATGGAAACTCGCCCAAGCCTTGAAGTCTAAGGGCGAGGCTTCATCCAAGGGGGTTGGGGATTCCATCCTCCCAACCTCTGAAACTGCTGCTAACTCTCCAACCCTTCCTCCCCAAAACCCACCTACAACAACACCTCCCCCAGCTCTTCCCTCTCCAAACCACCCCCCAAGCTCACCACCCCCCATAGCAGCCATTCCTCTCGCCTTGGCTGAAACCACTACCGAaccagccccccttgacaaaggaaaaagggtggtGGTGGTTCCCTCTGAGGACGAAGACGAGTCTGCTGAAGGACAAGTCTTCAAGAGAAGAAGGACCACCCGGGTTGCCCCCCAAGCTGTTACCTCCACCTCCTCCTCGAACCACGATGCTGACTCGCTGAGGGAGCACCCTCCAAGCGCCACCTCACCTCCCCAACCAATGGCCTTGGAGGGTGAAACTGAAACTGAGCCCACATCCACTCCACCACCTGCTCCAGAACTTCCCCCACCAATCCAAGAGATGCTGAGGGGCTACTTCCACAAGCTCTCCCCAGGGAGCCGAGCTGAGGGAACCAAGAAAGAAGGCATGAACTTCTACCTTGGCGCCTTCATGGCTTGTGCCAACACCTGGCGCGACCAAGCCAAGGCCAAAGCTAAAGAGGCCTCTGCCTTCGAGGCTCTGGAGAAAAGGTGCGCCTTTCTGGAGGAGAAGAAGGAATGCTTGGCACGCCATTGGGGCCGCCAAGAGCAGGCCTATAAGGATTCCCTGAAGATAGCTCAGAAGGACAAGGAAGAGGCTAGCAAACGGCTGCATGAGGCGGGGCAAGCCCATGCTGAGCTCTTGGTGCAGGTGGTGCCTCTCCGGGTGCAAGTGGTGGATCTCAAGGACGCGGTGGAAACTTCCAAGGCACAACAGAAGAAACTTGAAGACCACTGCATCGACCGGGAGAAAAAGTTGGCAAAAACTAAGGCTGCACTCGAGGCCAAAACTGAGGAAATCACAAAGCTGCAGGCGGAGACGCCCAAGGCTATGGAAGTCAAAGATCAAGAGTGGGTCGCAGCTGTAGCGACCAAAGATGAGGAGCTGGCCTCACAAGCAAAGAACTTCTAG
- the LOC137838457 gene encoding uncharacterized protein, with amino-acid sequence MEMPFSLVYGSDAMIPVEIHESSPCFQNFVAEESNEERRVNLDLLDEVREEARIKAEAVKRRVERQYSSKVRPRQFQVADLVMRKAHPYELENKLSPNWIGPFRVTEAKGNGSYRLETLELI; translated from the coding sequence ATGGAGATGCCTTTCAGCCTCGTGTACGGATcagatgcgatgatcccggtagagaTTCACGAGAGCTCACCATgtttccagaactttgtggcagAGGAGTCCAACGAGGAAAGGAGGGTGAATTTGGACCTgttggacgaggtcagggaggaggcgagaataaaggctgaggcggtgaagagaagggtggagcgcCAGTACAGCTCCAAGGTGAGGCCTCGCCAGTTCCAGGTGGCGGATCTCGTCATGCGCAAGGCTCATCCGTACgagttagaaaacaagttgtcgccCAATTGGATTGGGCCCTTTAGAGTGACCGAGGCTAAGGGGAACGGATCGTATAGGCTTGAAACTCTGGAGCTAATTTGA